A DNA window from Dendrosporobacter quercicolus contains the following coding sequences:
- a CDS encoding Bug family tripartite tricarboxylate transporter substrate binding protein, translating to MKMRRSIALSLMLLCSMGLVAGCGTKETPATAAEQYPDKAITLIVPYAAGGSSDMLARAIGKVAYKHLGQNIVIKNVPGAGGILGWNELVKSGEDGYALGTVDTGALLQPLYGTTPYHYPSALDPLVQIMEQPFVAVVRSDSPWNSLSELVDYAKQHPHAVKFGHSGLGNTNHVVGEMLAQNAEITLDQVPFKGVSESLAAVLGGHVELMFSAVPAIQEHVKSGTVKVIGIAATKRMSDPLYSNVPTFQEQGVDVVFGFFLGIAAHKGMPKEVKAKLLDALEKTVNDPEYIETMRKLGMEVNYLGHEEFFQKWLKETRRLAKVVKESGIVEKIAEQKK from the coding sequence ATGAAAATGAGAAGATCAATTGCGCTATCCTTAATGCTGTTATGTTCGATGGGGCTGGTTGCCGGCTGCGGAACGAAAGAGACGCCGGCAACTGCGGCGGAGCAATATCCGGATAAAGCAATTACGTTGATTGTGCCTTATGCGGCGGGTGGTTCTTCTGATATGCTAGCTAGAGCAATAGGGAAAGTAGCTTATAAGCATCTGGGGCAGAATATAGTCATAAAAAATGTTCCAGGCGCGGGCGGGATTTTAGGCTGGAATGAGTTGGTTAAATCGGGGGAGGACGGCTATGCGCTAGGGACAGTGGATACAGGTGCATTATTACAACCGCTGTATGGGACAACCCCGTATCACTATCCCTCAGCTTTGGATCCATTAGTGCAGATTATGGAACAGCCATTTGTTGCGGTTGTTCGTTCCGATTCCCCTTGGAACAGTCTAAGCGAGCTAGTGGATTATGCTAAGCAGCATCCCCATGCGGTTAAATTCGGACATAGCGGGTTAGGCAACACAAATCATGTTGTTGGAGAAATGCTCGCACAGAATGCCGAAATTACTTTGGATCAAGTACCTTTTAAGGGTGTCTCAGAATCATTGGCGGCTGTTTTGGGAGGGCATGTCGAATTAATGTTTTCTGCTGTTCCTGCCATTCAGGAACATGTAAAAAGCGGGACAGTAAAAGTAATCGGTATTGCCGCAACAAAGAGAATGAGCGATCCTCTTTACAGCAACGTTCCTACTTTTCAGGAACAGGGAGTAGATGTGGTATTTGGTTTCTTTTTGGGAATTGCCGCCCACAAAGGGATGCCAAAAGAGGTAAAAGCCAAATTGTTAGATGCACTTGAAAAAACAGTGAATGATCCTGAGTACATAGAAACTATGAGAAAGTTAGGCATGGAAGTTAACTATTTAGGACATGAAGAATTTTTTCAAAAGTGGCTTAAAGAAACAAGAAGACTTGCGAAAGTAGTAAAAGAATCCGGCATTGTTGAAAAAATAGCGGAGCAGAAAAAGTAA
- a CDS encoding Bug family tripartite tricarboxylate transporter substrate binding protein, whose product MRKTIGLSLMLLCLIGLISGCGTREALATAAEKYPDKPLTLIVPFAPGGASDMIARALGESAYKHLGQNVIIKNVLGAGGILGWNELVESKDDGYTLGMVDNSALLQPLYEAAGYHYPSALDPLVQIIDLPVIAVVRSDSPWNSLSELVDYAKQHPHAVKFGHSGLGNGTHLIGEMVAQNTGITLDQVPFKGTSESLAALLGGHIQLMFAVAPRMQEHVKSGTVKVIGVAATKRINDPLYSNVPTFREQGADVIFSFFWGVGAHKGLPPEIKAKLLAGLEKTVNDPEYIENMRKLGMEVNYLGHEDFVQKWLNETRKLTKVVKGSGIAEKIAEQKK is encoded by the coding sequence ATGAGAAAAACGATTGGCTTGTCCTTAATGCTGTTATGTTTGATAGGCCTGATTAGTGGTTGCGGAACGAGAGAAGCGCTGGCAACTGCCGCTGAGAAGTATCCGGATAAGCCGCTTACATTAATCGTTCCGTTTGCGCCTGGCGGCGCTAGCGATATGATTGCGAGAGCGTTGGGGGAGTCGGCTTACAAACATCTGGGGCAGAATGTCATTATAAAGAATGTGCTTGGCGCCGGAGGTATTTTAGGCTGGAATGAATTAGTGGAATCGAAGGACGACGGCTATACCCTGGGGATGGTGGATAATAGTGCATTATTGCAGCCATTGTACGAGGCAGCCGGATATCACTATCCTTCGGCCTTGGACCCATTAGTACAAATTATAGATCTGCCGGTTATTGCGGTTGTTCGCTCCGATTCCCCGTGGAACAGTCTAAGCGAGCTAGTGGATTATGCTAAGCAGCATCCCCATGCGGTCAAATTCGGACATAGCGGGTTAGGCAACGGAACTCATCTTATCGGAGAAATGGTCGCGCAAAATACCGGAATTACCTTGGATCAAGTACCTTTCAAAGGTACCTCGGAATCATTGGCTGCTCTATTAGGAGGACATATCCAGTTAATGTTTGCTGTCGCCCCAAGAATGCAGGAACATGTAAAAAGCGGGACAGTAAAAGTCATTGGCGTTGCCGCAACAAAGCGAATCAATGATCCTCTTTACAGCAACGTTCCTACCTTTCGGGAACAAGGGGCAGATGTAATATTTAGTTTTTTTTGGGGAGTCGGCGCTCACAAAGGTCTGCCGCCGGAAATAAAAGCTAAGCTGTTAGCTGGACTTGAAAAAACCGTGAATGATCCTGAGTACATAGAAAATATGAGAAAGTTAGGCATGGAAGTCAACTATTTGGGACATGAGGATTTTGTTCAAAAATGGCTTAACGAAACAAGAAAACTTACGAAAGTAGTTAAAGGATCGGGTATTGCTGAAAAAATAGCGGAGCAGAAAAAGTAA